The following are encoded together in the Strix uralensis isolate ZFMK-TIS-50842 chromosome 38, bStrUra1, whole genome shotgun sequence genome:
- the PLPPR2 gene encoding LOW QUALITY PROTEIN: phospholipid phosphatase-related protein type 2 (The sequence of the model RefSeq protein was modified relative to this genomic sequence to represent the inferred CDS: deleted 3 bases in 2 codons) gives MAAPRREVKRSGSIVPCFLFVELGILGGTAALAYQLEFTDAFPVHDGGFFCRDPAYGRPYPGPPAASRAPPALVYALVTTVPVLTVSGGGAAGAAGGPRGGRDPTILWGECCYLGAPLRRLLRFLGVFAFGLLATAIFANAGQVVTGAPAPHFLAVCRPNYSALGCAPPAAAPRFVPPGGACAGDPPLVAAARRAFPCKEAALGAYAGAYAGLYVTLAWRGGGSRLAKPAAVLGFAAPPFLLGALRVAEHRNHWGDVLAGFLTGTAIAAFLVTCVVGKFQSTGESGKGVGGGPPRAPPEMPHPQPPLEEISVTQARRADFPAVT, from the exons atggcgGCCCCCCGGCGGGAGGTGAAGCGCAGCGGATCCATCGTCCCCTGCTTCCTCTTCGTGGAG ctgggcATCCTGGGGGGCACGGCGGCCCTCGCCTACCAGCTGGAGTTCACCGACGCCTTCCCGGTGCACGACGGGGGGTTCTTTTGCCGGGACCCGGCCTACGGGCGCCCCTaccccggcccccccgccgccagccgcgccccccccgccctggtCTACGCCCTCGTCACCACCGTCCCCGTCCTCACCGTGagtggcggggggg ctgctggggcggctggggggccccgggggggccgTGACCCCACGATCCTCTGGGGCGAGTGCTGCTACCTGGGAGCCCCCCTGCGGCGCCTCCTGCGCTTCCTGG GGGTGTTCGCCTTCGGGCTCCTGGCCACCGCCATCTTCGCCAACGCGGGGCAGGTGGTGACGGGGGCCCCGGCCCCCCATTTTCTGGCCGTGTGTCGCCCCAACTACAGCGCCCTGGGTtgcgccccccccgccgcagccccccgcttCGTCCCCCCTGGGGGGgct tgtgctggggacccccccttGGTGGCGGCCGCCCGACGGGCCTTTCCCTGCAAGGAGGCTGCGCTGGGGGCCTACGCCGGGGCCTACGCCGGG ctgtacGTGACGCtggcctggcgg ggggggggctcacgGCTGGCCAAGCCGGCGGCAGTTTTGGGGTTCGCGGCCCCCCCATTTCTGCTGGGGGCCCTGCGGGTGGCTGAGCACCGCAACCACTGGGGCGACGTCCTGGCCGGGTTCCTCACCGGCACCGCCATCGCTGCCTTCCTG GTGACCTGCGTGGTGGGAAAGTTCCAGAGCACAGGGGAGTCAGGgaagggggttggggggggcccccccagagccccccccgagatgccccacccccagccccccctggaGGAGATCAGCGTGACCCAG gCGCGTCGTGCCGACTTCCCAGCTGTCACCTGA
- the SWSAP1 gene encoding ATPase SWSAP1, with product MAAALERALGSVTAGEAAAPPVPVLVLGPAGSGRTALLLRAALAGGGDGPRALFLAPSALPRLPGGGDDGGSGNDRRALQRLELRYPPSPGALGRELGAVGAQPRPPGLLLLDGLEQYLGGAPGAPARLAALLLEAARSPGPPRPPAQVLASLRLPPPGPHVLPILRRYFPAECRLRPAPGAPLHLRACLTRPGASPRCWRLRFGPHGRLHVAPADRDSEGDEDTEPDGDEAWG from the exons ATGGCGGCGGCGCTGGAGCGGGCGCTGGGCTCGGTGACAGCGGGagaggcggcggcgccgccggTGCCGGTGCTGGTGCTGGGCCCGGCGGGCTCGGGCCGGACGGCGCTGCTGCTGCGGGCGGCGCTGGCGGGCGGCGGCGACGGGCCCCGCGCCCTTTTCCTGGCACCCAGCGCTCTCCCGCGGCTCCCGGGCGGCGGCGACGACGGCGGCAGCGGCAACGACCGGCGGGCGCTGCAG CGGCTGGAGCTGCGGTACCCCCCGTCCCCGGGGGCGCTGGGCCGGGagctgggggcggtgggggcccagccccggccccccgggctgctgctgctggacgGGCTGGAGCAGTACctggggggggccccgggggcgCCCGCCCGCCtggctgccctgctgctggaggccgcccgctcccccgggcccccccggccccccgcccaGGTTCTGGCCTCCCTtcgcctgcccccccccggcccccacgTCCTGCCCATCCTGCGGCGCTATTTCCCTGCCGAGTGCCGCCTGCGCCCTGCGCCGGGAGCCCCCCTGCACCTCCGCGCCTGCCTCACCCGCCCCGGGGCCTCCCCACGCTGCTGGCGCCTCCGCTTCGGCCCTCACGGGCGGCTCCACGTGGCCCCCGCTGACCGGGACAGCGAGGGGGACGAGGACACCGAGCCTGACGGGGACGAGGCCTGGGGCTGA